A region of Spiroplasma endosymbiont of Crioceris asparagi DNA encodes the following proteins:
- a CDS encoding lipoprotein encodes MKKLIGLLGSLGLVAAAGVTVVSCGNKDKDKDENGLAKLLSNVKFDETSKLSDVKKEIIEIVGDANKDNIDVTSNHKAEADADKDVLAVGDVVTVTAKSDFDVMGGQDGKERLASVKKDETFNITILDSTKKVTAAEIKAVEAVTKIKDSAGIDDVNGKLKAVVDSNDYKDKLSSLTAVLKQDSQTDVVVAIETKGDYWISGDKTFELIGAIKKQEDKKITADAISQNNAIKAIKGLENLDAVNAALTAAIPNIDGVKSLTAVLDAKPTDVVVTIEAADGYTVDGVNTFKIIGAIKENKPTPEVKKITADAISQNNAIKAIKGLENLDAVNAALTAAIPNIDGVKSLTAVLDAKPTDVVVTIEAANGYTIDGVNTFKIIGAIKENKPTPEVKKITADAISQNNAIKAIKGLENLDAVNAALTAAIPNIDGVKSLTAVLDAKPTDVVVTIEAANGYTIDGVNTFKIIGAIKENKPTPEVKKITADAISQNNAIKAIKGLENLDAVNAALTAAIPNIDGVKSLTAVLDAKPTDVVVTIEAANGYTIDGVNTFKIIGAIKDSQPKPPANKDIAVDNDKATTVIKKTATITITNFPDLQNVVVASENEAIATVVPPTQDGTIVITGMAEGTTNITITASNANATKTIAVIVTKAPKTL; translated from the coding sequence ATGAAAAAATTAATAGGATTGTTAGGATCTTTAGGTCTAGTTGCCGCAGCTGGTGTTACAGTTGTGTCATGTGGAAATAAAGACAAAGACAAAGACGAAAATGGATTAGCAAAATTGCTAAGCAATGTTAAATTTGATGAAACATCAAAATTATCAGATGTAAAAAAAGAAATTATTGAAATAGTAGGCGATGCTAATAAAGATAATATTGATGTTACATCAAATCATAAAGCAGAAGCAGATGCTGACAAAGATGTTTTAGCAGTAGGAGATGTAGTTACTGTTACAGCAAAATCAGACTTCGATGTTATGGGTGGTCAAGATGGTAAAGAAAGATTAGCATCAGTTAAAAAAGACGAAACTTTTAACATTACAATTTTAGATTCAACAAAAAAAGTTACAGCTGCTGAAATTAAAGCAGTTGAAGCCGTTACAAAAATCAAAGATTCAGCAGGCATTGATGATGTTAATGGTAAATTAAAAGCTGTTGTTGATTCAAATGATTATAAAGATAAATTATCTTCATTAACAGCAGTACTTAAACAAGATTCACAAACTGATGTTGTTGTGGCTATTGAAACAAAAGGTGATTACTGAATTTCTGGTGATAAAACATTTGAACTTATAGGAGCAATCAAAAAACAAGAAGATAAAAAAATAACAGCTGATGCAATTTCACAAAATAACGCTATTAAAGCTATTAAAGGTTTAGAAAATTTAGATGCTGTTAATGCAGCATTAACAGCCGCAATTCCAAACATTGATGGTGTTAAATCATTAACTGCTGTTCTTGATGCTAAACCAACCGATGTTGTAGTAACTATTGAAGCAGCTGATGGTTATACAGTTGATGGTGTTAATACATTTAAAATTATTGGAGCAATCAAAGAAAATAAACCTACACCAGAAGTTAAAAAAATAACAGCTGATGCAATTTCACAAAATAATGCTATTAAAGCTATTAAAGGTTTAGAAAATTTAGATGCTGTTAATGCAGCATTAACAGCCGCAATTCCAAACATTGATGGTGTTAAATCATTAACTGCTGTTCTTGATGCTAAACCAACTGATGTTGTAGTAACTATTGAAGCAGCTAATGGTTATACAATTGATGGTGTTAATACATTTAAAATTATTGGAGCAATCAAAGAAAATAAACCTACACCAGAAGTTAAAAAAATAACAGCTGATGCAATTTCACAAAATAATGCTATTAAAGCTATTAAAGGTTTAGAAAATTTAGATGCTGTTAATGCAGCATTAACAGCCGCAATTCCAAACATTGATGGTGTTAAATCATTAACTGCTGTTCTTGATGCTAAACCAACTGATGTTGTAGTAACTATTGAAGCAGCTAATGGTTATACAATTGATGGTGTTAATACATTTAAAATTATTGGAGCAATCAAAGAAAATAAACCTACACCAGAAGTTAAAAAAATAACAGCTGATGCAATTTCACAAAATAATGCTATTAAAGCTATTAAAGGTTTAGAAAATTTAGATGCTGTTAATGCAGCATTAACAGCCGCAATTCCAAACATTGATGGTGTTAAATCATTAACTGCTGTTCTTGATGCTAAACCAACTGATGTTGTAGTAACTATTGAAGCAGCTAATGGTTATACAATTGATGGTGTTAATACATTTAAAATTATTGGAGCAATTAAAGATAGCCAACCAAAACCACCAGCTAACAAAGACATTGCAGTTGATAATGATAAAGCAACAACCGTTATCAAAAAAACTGCCACAATAACAATTACAAACTTTCCAGATTTACAAAATGTAGTTGTTGCTTCCGAAAATGAAGCAATTGCAACAGTTGTACCACCAACTCAAGATGGAACAATTGTTATTACAGGAATGGCTGAAGGAACAACAAATATAACAATTACAGCTAGCAATGCTAATGC